In a single window of the Leptolyngbyaceae cyanobacterium genome:
- a CDS encoding tetratricopeptide repeat protein, with protein sequence MIQLVTAAVTAIGLGLPSSALPAQELENGGKVKPSVSTSVIDKNTESNNVRDTSENLKQAEVYYNQGVTFQQQGNFPQAIVQYQEALRLNPDLAVAYLNMGAALAALGKREEAVTAYREAITLQPNLPEAYYNLANALAQQSKLEEAIAQYQQAIRINPDYAKAYYNLGNVLAQQGQRDAAIAQWREAVRLQPAFAEAYANLGLTLSRTGQRKEAVEAFKKARELFKEQGKIEQAEQIDRLLQRIVITPTVIT encoded by the coding sequence TTGATTCAGTTAGTCACTGCTGCTGTTACCGCGATCGGCTTAGGTTTACCAAGCTCTGCCTTACCCGCCCAAGAGTTGGAAAATGGAGGAAAAGTTAAGCCATCTGTATCAACTAGTGTTATTGATAAAAATACCGAATCTAATAACGTTAGGGACACCTCAGAAAATCTCAAGCAAGCAGAAGTTTATTATAACCAAGGCGTAACTTTCCAACAGCAAGGCAATTTCCCACAAGCGATCGTTCAATATCAAGAAGCTCTTCGCCTCAATCCCGATTTAGCAGTTGCTTACCTAAATATGGGAGCAGCTTTAGCAGCTTTAGGGAAGCGAGAAGAAGCGGTTACCGCTTATCGGGAAGCGATTACATTACAACCTAATTTACCAGAAGCTTACTATAACTTGGCTAATGCCCTAGCACAACAATCAAAACTGGAAGAAGCGATCGCGCAATATCAACAAGCAATTCGCATTAATCCCGATTATGCTAAAGCTTACTATAATTTAGGAAACGTACTAGCTCAGCAAGGTCAACGAGATGCTGCGATCGCCCAATGGCGAGAAGCAGTTCGCCTTCAGCCTGCATTTGCCGAAGCTTACGCCAATTTGGGATTGACGTTATCTCGAACTGGTCAACGAAAGGAAGCGGTAGAAGCGTTTAAGAAAGCACGAGAATTATTTAAAGAACAAGGAAAAATCGAACAAGCAGAACAGATCGATCGTCTTTTACAACGAATCGTAATTACTCCTACCGTGATTACCTAA
- a CDS encoding RNA polymerase sigma factor, RpoD/SigA family has translation MSLSKHEQPQQYLSMNISELDTTEIFSLSINNDFMDDENPEEVDSVHDEVEIEPEALQEIEQEVQEEDLAEARLSGYRKMNSDDAVGAFFKEMARYPLLKPKEEVELARRVQFLVKIEEIQKRFYAEKGAYPSSAELAAAVGLTERQLENRLYQGRVAKRKMIRSNLRLVVSIAKRYLNRGVQFLDLIQEGAMGLNRATEKFDPDKGYKFSTYAYWWIRQAITRAIANDSRTVRLPIHIVEKLNKLKKVQRELKQRLHRNPTEAEIAEVLEVTPEHLRQLQQLRRRSLSLNHRVGREEDTELVDLLEDSDSQSPEEQMSDAMMRQEIWEVLGDVLTPREKDVISLRYGLTTSEPCTLEEVGSLYNLSRERVRQIQSKAMRKLRRPQIAQKLKSWLK, from the coding sequence ATGTCATTATCAAAACACGAACAACCCCAACAGTATCTATCCATGAATATTTCCGAATTGGATACAACCGAAATATTTTCGTTATCAATTAATAACGATTTCATGGATGATGAAAACCCCGAAGAAGTTGATTCGGTTCATGATGAAGTAGAAATAGAGCCGGAAGCATTACAAGAAATAGAACAGGAAGTTCAGGAAGAAGATTTAGCAGAAGCTCGGTTATCCGGTTATCGGAAAATGAATTCAGATGACGCAGTGGGAGCATTTTTTAAAGAAATGGCTCGTTATCCACTGCTCAAACCCAAAGAAGAAGTAGAATTAGCCCGCCGAGTCCAATTTTTGGTCAAAATTGAGGAAATTCAAAAACGATTCTATGCTGAAAAAGGTGCTTATCCCAGTTCGGCAGAATTAGCAGCAGCCGTTGGTTTAACAGAGCGTCAATTAGAAAATCGCCTCTATCAAGGCAGAGTAGCGAAACGGAAAATGATTCGCTCGAATTTGCGGTTGGTAGTATCGATTGCCAAAAGATATTTAAATCGGGGAGTACAATTCCTCGATCTAATTCAAGAAGGAGCGATGGGATTGAACCGCGCTACAGAAAAATTCGATCCCGATAAAGGTTACAAATTTTCCACTTATGCTTACTGGTGGATTCGCCAAGCAATTACTCGCGCGATCGCAAATGATTCTCGCACCGTGCGGCTGCCAATTCATATTGTGGAAAAATTAAATAAACTCAAAAAAGTGCAGCGAGAACTCAAGCAAAGACTGCACCGCAATCCCACAGAAGCGGAGATAGCAGAGGTTTTAGAAGTTACACCAGAACATCTGCGTCAATTACAACAATTGCGACGGCGATCGCTTTCTCTCAATCATCGGGTAGGACGAGAAGAAGACACCGAACTGGTAGATTTATTAGAAGATAGTGATAGCCAATCTCCTGAAGAGCAAATGAGTGATGCGATGATGCGTCAGGAAATTTGGGAAGTGTTAGGAGATGTGCTGACACCGAGAGAAAAAGACGTGATTTCTTTGCGTTACGGTTTGACTACCAGCGAACCTTGTACCTTAGAAGAAGTAGGCAGTTTGTATAATTTGTCTCGCGAAAGAGTTCGTCAAATCCAAAGCAAAGCAATGCGGAAACTACGAAGACCGCAAATTGCCCAAAAGTTGAAAAGTTGGCTCAAGTAA
- a CDS encoding glycogen debranching protein: MTIWVNEQIDPSGIIYSCIATCNEQQAKDCHESFQSNLTEFQKSSGWIARLRKVSSWDEVPVSALKLN, from the coding sequence ATGACTATTTGGGTAAACGAACAAATCGATCCATCGGGTATTATCTATTCTTGTATTGCTACTTGTAACGAACAGCAAGCCAAAGATTGCCACGAATCTTTCCAAAGTAATTTAACCGAATTTCAAAAATCATCAGGTTGGATAGCGCGTTTGCGAAAAGTAAGTTCCTGGGATGAAGTGCCTGTCAGTGCATTGAAGTTGAATTGA
- a CDS encoding response regulator transcription factor yields MKPTSLRILLVEDDELFRLGLHMRLQQEPGIEIVAEAIDGEMAVELTNQFLPDVVLLDVGLPGIGGVEACCQIKQQHPQIPILVLTSHSQKLLIERLIAAGAQGYCLKGIEADLLILALRSVAAGASWWDRTGTAEIRAVFENHPPAVPSISETLQNPLTRREQEILALIAAGKSNQEIADLLYITVGTVRVHVHAILQKLEVRDRTQAAVLAIQKGLVAAELLGNH; encoded by the coding sequence ATGAAACCTACTTCCCTGCGGATACTGCTAGTAGAAGATGATGAACTATTTCGTTTGGGGTTGCATATGCGCTTGCAACAAGAACCGGGAATTGAAATAGTAGCCGAAGCAATTGATGGAGAAATGGCAGTAGAATTAACCAATCAATTTCTGCCCGATGTAGTTTTGCTAGATGTCGGATTACCGGGAATTGGCGGGGTAGAAGCTTGTTGTCAAATTAAGCAGCAACATCCCCAAATCCCGATTTTAGTTTTAACTTCTCATTCCCAAAAGCTTTTAATCGAGAGATTGATTGCGGCTGGCGCTCAAGGATATTGTTTAAAAGGAATCGAAGCAGATTTGCTAATTTTAGCCCTGCGTTCTGTAGCGGCGGGTGCGTCTTGGTGGGATCGCACTGGTACGGCAGAAATTCGCGCTGTCTTTGAAAATCATCCGCCAGCAGTTCCTAGCATAAGCGAGACGTTGCAAAATCCACTGACTAGGCGAGAACAAGAGATTTTAGCTTTAATTGCTGCTGGAAAAAGCAACCAGGAAATTGCCGATCTGCTTTATATTACGGTTGGTACGGTGAGGGTTCACGTTCATGCTATTTTACAAAAGCTAGAAGTGCGCGATCGCACTCAAGCTGCCGTGTTAGCCATCCAAAAAGGATTAGTCGCCGCTGAATTATTGGGCAATCATTAG
- a CDS encoding potassium channel protein, with protein MTPGGLLSSQTDIERKYRRLRQELVIGAITLVLLFLIATVWYKFVEGWSWLDAFYMTVITLATVGYGETRPLGDRGRLFTIVIIILGIISIGYIVNRFTEAIIQGYFQEGRRLRQQRRLIESLCEHYIICGFGRTGRQIALEFKAEGIDFVTIDSSLDSVQEAQMLGFVALQGDATLDETLLKVGIERAICLVAALPSDAENLYTVLSAKTLNPKVRTIARASTEEAVQKLQRGGADAVVSPYITGGKRMAAAALRPQVMDFVDGILTGTDRSFYMEEFRLDPEVCPVVGQTLSEARLRSQSGALVLAIRRADGTLIGGPTGETVLLPGDAMICMGTAEQLRSLNKILSPLGSKTLRLPKHT; from the coding sequence GTGACTCCAGGCGGTTTATTAAGTTCTCAAACAGATATCGAGCGCAAATATCGACGGTTGCGACAGGAATTAGTTATTGGTGCAATTACGCTTGTTTTACTCTTCCTAATTGCTACCGTTTGGTACAAGTTCGTCGAGGGATGGAGTTGGTTAGACGCTTTTTATATGACCGTGATTACCCTAGCAACGGTTGGGTATGGGGAAACTAGACCGCTGGGAGATCGAGGGCGTTTATTTACGATCGTCATCATTATTTTGGGAATTATCAGTATCGGTTACATCGTTAACCGCTTTACAGAAGCGATCATTCAAGGCTACTTTCAAGAAGGAAGACGACTGAGGCAACAGCGACGCTTGATCGAATCTCTCTGTGAACATTATATTATTTGCGGATTTGGGCGCACTGGCCGTCAAATTGCTTTGGAATTCAAGGCAGAAGGCATTGATTTCGTGACGATCGATTCCAGTTTAGACTCCGTTCAGGAAGCACAAATGTTAGGTTTTGTCGCCCTTCAAGGAGATGCCACCCTGGATGAAACTTTGTTGAAAGTGGGGATAGAACGGGCAATTTGTTTGGTGGCGGCGCTACCTTCCGATGCGGAAAATCTCTACACTGTCCTTTCGGCAAAAACTCTCAATCCTAAGGTGAGAACGATCGCTCGCGCCAGTACGGAGGAAGCGGTGCAAAAATTGCAACGTGGTGGTGCAGATGCGGTAGTTTCTCCCTACATCACTGGTGGCAAACGTATGGCAGCAGCGGCACTCAGACCGCAAGTGATGGATTTTGTCGATGGTATTCTCACGGGTACCGATCGCTCTTTTTACATGGAAGAGTTTCGCCTCGATCCGGAAGTTTGTCCGGTGGTGGGTCAAACTTTAAGCGAAGCGCGTTTGCGATCGCAATCAGGTGCCTTAGTCCTCGCCATTCGTCGCGCCGACGGCACTCTGATCGGTGGGCCAACTGGCGAAACCGTTTTACTCCCCGGCGACGCCATGATTTGTATGGGTACGGCGGAACAACTGCGAAGCCTCAACAAAATTCTCAGTCCCCTTGGTTCTAAAACGCTTCGATTGCCAAAACATACTTGA
- a CDS encoding DUF4351 domain-containing protein, whose protein sequence is MLPLAPLTRSESPRALLQEVAGRVQLIKDPVQRREILACTAVMAGLLHKSNLINQLLGEDNMQESSFYQEIIQKGIQRGLQQGLQQGLQQGLQQGQKQQAFLQIMRQLRRRLGEASPSTEERIRGLSIFQLEELAEALLDFSSPTDLTAWLDNMN, encoded by the coding sequence TTGCTCCCGCTAGCACCCCTAACTCGCAGCGAATCACCGAGAGCATTGTTACAGGAAGTAGCCGGAAGGGTACAATTAATAAAAGACCCCGTGCAGCGAAGGGAAATATTAGCTTGCACTGCGGTAATGGCGGGTTTGCTGCATAAATCAAATCTGATTAATCAGCTATTAGGGGAGGATAATATGCAAGAATCTTCGTTTTACCAAGAGATTATTCAAAAAGGCATTCAACGAGGTTTGCAACAAGGTTTGCAGCAAGGTTTGCAGCAAGGTTTACAGCAAGGACAAAAACAGCAGGCATTCTTGCAAATTATGCGTCAGTTGAGGCGGCGACTCGGAGAAGCCTCACCCAGCACTGAAGAAAGAATTCGCGGTTTATCAATTTTTCAGTTGGAAGAATTGGCAGAAGCGTTGTTAGATTTTTCATCGCCAACAGATTTAACTGCTTGGTTGGATAATATGAACTAG
- a CDS encoding TrkA family potassium uptake protein yields the protein MYVLIGGAGLIGLTLAQRLVELGHTVAVIDINPTACRYAREQVGAMAFEGSAVSTDVLLEAGIRKADSMAAVLRNDALNLAMVTLAKHYGVSHIVSRMRHRDFEQPLRLAGAHHIISTIDLAVSTMVNAIEYPQVESMMHFEQGQIEVLKLSLPEGCNVVGRSLAEIAQDRRFPTGSLIIGYQPHPHMDLVIPNGSTVLEPGSTVLIVTKPGSLHQVIDFIEGSL from the coding sequence ATGTACGTATTAATTGGTGGTGCTGGACTGATCGGACTCACTTTAGCCCAAAGGCTGGTAGAACTAGGACATACCGTTGCGGTAATTGATATAAATCCTACCGCCTGTCGTTATGCTCGCGAACAAGTGGGAGCAATGGCTTTTGAAGGGAGTGCTGTCAGTACGGACGTATTGCTGGAAGCGGGAATTCGCAAAGCTGATTCGATGGCTGCGGTTTTACGGAACGATGCCTTAAATTTAGCAATGGTAACTCTTGCCAAACACTATGGCGTCTCTCACATTGTCAGTCGAATGCGTCATCGCGATTTTGAACAACCGCTACGCCTTGCAGGAGCGCACCATATTATCAGTACGATCGATCTGGCAGTATCGACAATGGTAAACGCGATCGAATATCCCCAAGTCGAATCGATGATGCACTTTGAACAGGGACAAATCGAAGTTCTAAAACTCTCTCTTCCGGAAGGGTGTAACGTAGTCGGTCGTAGTCTAGCTGAAATTGCTCAAGATCGGCGTTTTCCGACAGGTTCGTTAATTATTGGTTATCAACCTCATCCTCATATGGATTTAGTCATTCCCAATGGCAGCACGGTGTTAGAACCTGGTTCAACCGTATTAATCGTAACTAAGCCAGGTTCGTTACATCAAGTGATAGATTTTATCGAAGGTTCTCTCTAA
- a CDS encoding GNAT family N-acetyltransferase produces MVSELIVRSATPADVPNLFNLIKALAEYEKLSHAVSGDMASLESHLFGSRPYAEAIVAEWKDEVVGFALFFYNYSTFLTKPGIYLEDLFVLPAYRGKGIGKALLTHLAKLAVDRDCGRLEWSVLDWNESAIAFYQRMGASVLPDWRICRVTGESLTNLASKS; encoded by the coding sequence ATGGTTTCTGAATTAATAGTGCGATCGGCAACACCAGCAGACGTTCCGAATCTATTTAATTTGATTAAAGCGCTAGCTGAATATGAAAAATTGTCCCACGCCGTCAGCGGAGATATGGCGTCTTTAGAATCCCATCTGTTTGGATCTCGTCCTTATGCAGAAGCGATCGTAGCAGAGTGGAAAGACGAAGTAGTGGGATTTGCCTTATTTTTCTATAATTATTCGACTTTTTTAACTAAGCCAGGTATTTATCTAGAGGATTTGTTTGTTTTACCTGCATATCGAGGGAAAGGTATCGGTAAAGCATTGCTGACGCATTTGGCTAAGTTGGCTGTCGATCGCGATTGCGGACGATTAGAATGGAGCGTATTGGATTGGAACGAAAGCGCGATCGCATTTTATCAACGCATGGGCGCTTCCGTCTTACCCGATTGGCGCATTTGTCGCGTTACTGGCGAATCTTTGACGAATTTAGCTTCTAAAAGCTAA
- the priA gene encoding primosomal protein N': protein MSIQSRILSDSILAEPGAFYGTNSSDSKWIEVLVDCPGTLSDAEDRQNLQNQKLYTYRLPPDLEVNPGDILSVPFGPQQVGAIAIRLLDQPPPDLATAKIRDVEEVVCSGFFPSDYWDLLNRLSQYYYTPIMQVIRVALPPGLLSRSQRRIRLKAEAVPPGATTFLNPTARQILELLQVSKTGGDYTWQYIQRQIRGATRGLRELIKRGWVESYLEPPRHAQPKLQQAVTIVESVTGQELTPRQREILGILQRRGGELWLTELIRICNTSSSTLKSLEQKGYVTIQEREVLRSLAQPEVTEDRPKELTPAQANALQVINNLEGFAQVLLHGVTGSGKTEVYLQAITPILERGESALILVPEIGLTPQLTDRFRARFGNKVCVYHSALSEGERFDTWRQMLTGEPQIVIGTRSAIFAPLPKLGLIILDEEHDTSFKQDSPAPTYNARTVAKWRAELVNCPLILGSATPSLESWVEVREDKDREGWGENLSSNSSSNTYYLSLPERIRSRPLPPVEVVDMRQELKEGNRSIFSRTLQDALQQLQEERKQGILFIHRRGHSTFVSCRSCGYVIECPNCDVSLAYHHTEERAPELLRCHYCNFISSHPRNCPECDSPYLKFFGSGTQRVEEELKKHFPLLRTIRFDSDTTRNKGSHRALLTRFTNGEADLLVGTQMLTKGLDIPEVKLVGVVAADGLLHFPDYRASERAFQTLTQVAGRAGRGDEPGRVIVQSYSPEHSVIKAVQRYDYESFTQTELAQRKEQNYPPYGRLILLRLSSLDATEVEETAELVATELSPPTSENSSYEILGPAPASILRVANRYRWQILLKFASETLPELPDWNAVRSLCSPRVSLTIDVDPLHLM, encoded by the coding sequence ATGTCTATTCAGAGCAGGATTTTGTCTGACTCAATATTGGCTGAGCCTGGTGCATTTTATGGAACAAACTCATCTGATTCCAAGTGGATAGAAGTACTGGTAGATTGTCCGGGTACTCTATCAGATGCTGAGGATCGACAAAATCTTCAAAATCAAAAACTCTACACATATCGATTACCGCCAGATTTGGAAGTAAATCCCGGGGATATTTTGAGCGTACCCTTCGGGCCACAGCAGGTAGGAGCGATCGCGATTCGGTTGCTCGACCAGCCACCGCCAGATTTAGCAACCGCAAAAATACGTGATGTGGAGGAGGTGGTTTGCTCCGGGTTTTTCCCATCTGACTACTGGGATTTACTTAATAGATTATCTCAGTATTATTACACACCAATTATGCAGGTGATTAGAGTGGCCTTGCCCCCAGGGTTGCTTTCGCGATCGCAACGTCGCATTCGCCTCAAAGCAGAAGCCGTTCCCCCTGGTGCCACTACCTTCCTCAATCCCACCGCCCGTCAAATTCTCGAACTGCTACAAGTTTCCAAAACCGGAGGAGACTATACCTGGCAATACATCCAGCGACAAATTAGAGGCGCAACGCGAGGACTGAGGGAATTAATCAAACGGGGTTGGGTAGAAAGTTATCTAGAACCGCCCAGACACGCCCAGCCAAAATTACAGCAAGCAGTAACGATCGTTGAATCAGTTACAGGACAAGAACTTACTCCTCGTCAACGGGAAATTTTGGGGATTTTACAGCGTCGAGGAGGAGAATTGTGGTTAACTGAATTGATCCGGATCTGCAACACCAGTTCCTCTACCCTGAAAAGCCTCGAACAAAAAGGCTATGTAACGATTCAGGAACGAGAGGTATTGCGATCGTTAGCTCAACCAGAAGTAACAGAAGACCGACCAAAAGAACTCACTCCAGCACAAGCCAATGCTTTACAAGTTATCAATAATTTAGAAGGATTTGCTCAAGTCTTATTGCACGGAGTAACCGGTTCCGGGAAAACAGAAGTTTACTTACAAGCTATTACACCAATTTTAGAACGAGGAGAATCTGCACTAATTCTAGTCCCTGAAATTGGATTAACACCCCAACTAACTGATAGATTTCGCGCTCGTTTCGGCAATAAAGTCTGCGTTTATCACAGCGCTTTATCAGAAGGAGAACGCTTTGATACTTGGCGACAAATGCTCACAGGAGAACCGCAAATAGTCATCGGAACTCGTTCCGCCATATTTGCTCCCTTACCTAAACTGGGTTTAATCATTTTAGATGAAGAACACGACACCAGTTTCAAGCAAGATTCCCCAGCACCTACTTATAACGCTCGTACCGTTGCCAAGTGGCGTGCAGAATTAGTTAATTGTCCCCTGATTTTAGGTTCTGCTACACCTTCTTTGGAAAGTTGGGTAGAAGTGAGAGAAGATAAAGATAGGGAGGGATGGGGAGAAAATTTATCCTCTAATTCTTCTTCAAATACTTATTACTTATCATTACCAGAACGAATTCGATCGCGTCCTTTGCCACCAGTAGAAGTGGTGGATATGCGACAAGAATTAAAAGAGGGAAATCGCTCGATTTTTAGTCGAACATTGCAAGATGCGTTACAACAATTGCAGGAAGAACGCAAACAAGGAATTTTATTTATTCATCGACGCGGACACAGTACTTTTGTCTCTTGTCGGAGTTGCGGATATGTAATTGAATGTCCTAATTGCGATGTTTCTTTGGCTTATCACCATACAGAAGAAAGAGCGCCCGAACTTTTACGCTGTCATTATTGTAATTTCATTAGTTCTCATCCTCGCAATTGTCCAGAATGCGATTCGCCTTACTTAAAGTTTTTTGGCAGCGGTACTCAGCGAGTAGAAGAAGAATTGAAAAAGCATTTTCCTTTATTGCGAACAATTCGTTTTGATAGCGATACTACTCGTAATAAAGGGTCGCATCGCGCTTTGTTAACTCGATTTACTAATGGGGAAGCTGACTTACTAGTTGGAACTCAAATGCTTACCAAAGGTTTGGATATTCCGGAAGTAAAATTGGTGGGTGTAGTAGCAGCAGATGGGTTATTGCATTTCCCCGATTATCGAGCTTCGGAAAGAGCTTTTCAAACTTTGACGCAAGTGGCGGGTCGTGCGGGTAGGGGTGATGAACCGGGTCGAGTCATCGTGCAAAGTTACTCTCCGGAACATTCGGTAATTAAAGCGGTGCAGCGTTACGATTACGAATCTTTTACTCAAACAGAATTAGCACAAAGAAAAGAACAAAATTATCCTCCTTACGGACGTTTAATTTTGTTGCGTTTGAGTAGTTTAGATGCCACAGAAGTGGAAGAAACTGCTGAGTTAGTGGCTACTGAATTATCTCCGCCAACTAGTGAAAATAGTAGTTATGAAATATTAGGGCCAGCGCCAGCTAGTATTTTAAGGGTAGCTAATCGTTATCGTTGGCAAATTTTGTTGAAATTTGCCAGTGAAACTTTACCAGAATTACCAGATTGGAATGCGGTGCGATCGCTTTGTTCTCCTAGAGTTAGCCTTACGATCGATGTAGACCCGTTGCATTTAATGTAA
- a CDS encoding alginate lyase family protein: protein MLPFISSSLFKLNTPKSKDINYPKNSLSLEEVCSLYPERIKKLFASLNLDLKHLENVKLAVGKKDWVCACKALIYYYQNSNVPNPNFSLPKSPISIDLCANLIVQDLFTFQNVECHIVRFPNGLINWSYKGTKNDREWAWFLNRHYHLLYLFDAYQKTNILDYVQCISNHITDWIITNPSQINRHIWAQWRGLEAAYRVINWSSIFYELQQVNEFTHATRILMLSSILDHAYYLRHLHAWGANWLSREMNGLATVALYWPEFKNSQKWLNYANQIMFNSISKQVYPDGVQKELTSHYHWITLWDFQKFYNLLKYFKKSVPDQFKNSLEKMWNYLAYSIRPSGYGLLNNDSDLDLNLPHIKAHIDLYQRPDWQYITTHGEFGEKPPGEPSVVFPWAGHVIMRSGWDKDAHWAFFDVGPLGINYHIHKDKLHLSITAYGRDLLVDSGRYSYVRDKFWQYFRDSASHNVILIDGKGQKGDVKEWRKPMTGNYTIGPEFDYAQGTFDGGFINIKGKATHSRTVVYLRGKYWIVVDRITTDLPRQIQPLWHFHPNCTVIVEDRSIASVDPGVGNLRIVPVSNLDWQVKIVAGEENPIQGWWSEEYNRILPNPTAIYATKIMTTVNFAWVIYPAKGIVPNIKVNLLPSLPDTVRLQVEIPEQEPDEIAISLTSNTVSKSKTIV, encoded by the coding sequence ATGTTACCTTTTATCAGTTCATCTTTATTCAAATTAAATACACCCAAATCTAAAGACATTAATTATCCAAAAAATTCTCTATCTTTAGAAGAAGTTTGTTCTTTATATCCAGAGAGAATCAAAAAATTATTTGCCAGCCTCAATTTAGATCTCAAACACTTGGAAAATGTCAAACTAGCGGTTGGTAAAAAAGACTGGGTTTGTGCTTGCAAAGCTTTAATTTATTATTATCAAAATTCTAATGTTCCAAACCCAAATTTTTCTTTACCTAAATCTCCTATTTCCATTGATTTATGCGCCAATTTAATAGTCCAAGACTTATTTACTTTTCAAAATGTTGAATGTCATATTGTCCGCTTTCCCAACGGCTTAATCAATTGGTCATACAAAGGAACAAAAAACGATCGGGAATGGGCTTGGTTTCTGAATCGGCATTATCATCTTTTATATTTATTTGACGCTTATCAAAAAACAAATATTTTAGATTATGTTCAATGTATTAGCAATCACATCACAGATTGGATTATTACCAATCCTTCTCAAATAAATCGTCATATTTGGGCGCAGTGGCGAGGACTAGAAGCTGCTTATCGTGTAATTAATTGGTCGTCAATTTTTTATGAACTTCAACAAGTAAATGAATTTACTCATGCAACTCGCATTTTAATGCTTTCAAGCATTCTTGACCATGCTTACTATCTTAGGCATCTTCACGCTTGGGGCGCTAATTGGCTATCTCGTGAAATGAACGGTTTAGCAACAGTGGCGTTATATTGGCCAGAGTTCAAAAATTCCCAAAAATGGTTAAATTATGCTAACCAAATCATGTTTAATAGTATCAGTAAACAAGTTTATCCTGATGGAGTTCAAAAAGAACTGACCAGTCATTATCACTGGATAACTTTATGGGATTTTCAAAAATTTTATAACTTGTTGAAATATTTTAAAAAATCCGTTCCCGATCAATTCAAAAATAGTTTGGAAAAAATGTGGAATTATCTTGCTTATTCCATTCGTCCAAGTGGTTATGGATTACTCAATAATGATTCCGATCTCGATCTGAACTTACCCCATATAAAGGCACATATAGATTTATATCAAAGACCTGACTGGCAATACATTACTACTCATGGAGAATTTGGTGAAAAACCACCAGGTGAACCATCGGTTGTTTTTCCTTGGGCTGGTCATGTAATTATGCGGAGTGGTTGGGATAAAGATGCTCATTGGGCTTTTTTTGATGTTGGCCCTTTGGGAATTAACTATCACATACATAAAGACAAATTACATCTTTCTATAACTGCTTACGGTCGGGATTTATTAGTCGATAGCGGTCGCTATAGTTATGTTAGAGATAAATTTTGGCAATATTTTAGAGATTCCGCCAGTCACAATGTAATTTTAATCGATGGGAAGGGACAAAAGGGTGATGTGAAAGAGTGGCGCAAGCCGATGACGGGTAACTACACGATCGGGCCAGAATTTGACTATGCTCAAGGTACGTTTGATGGTGGCTTCATCAACATTAAAGGGAAAGCAACTCATTCGCGAACAGTAGTATATTTACGCGGCAAATATTGGATAGTTGTCGATCGAATTACCACTGATCTCCCTCGCCAAATACAACCCCTGTGGCACTTTCATCCCAACTGTACAGTCATTGTAGAAGATCGATCGATCGCATCCGTCGATCCTGGGGTCGGAAATCTACGGATCGTTCCCGTTTCCAACTTAGATTGGCAAGTTAAAATTGTGGCTGGAGAAGAAAATCCTATTCAAGGTTGGTGGAGTGAGGAATATAACCGAATTTTACCTAACCCTACAGCAATTTATGCCACAAAAATTATGACTACGGTCAACTTTGCTTGGGTAATTTATCCCGCTAAAGGAATAGTACCAAACATCAAAGTAAATCTGTTACCATCACTGCCGGACACAGTAAGATTGCAAGTCGAAATTCCCGAACAAGAACCTGATGAGATTGCTATTTCTCTCACCAGTAATACTGTCAGTAAATCAAAAACTATTGTTTAA